The Prevotella melaninogenica genome has a segment encoding these proteins:
- a CDS encoding ATP-dependent helicase, with the protein MINQDKEEAILSALNESQREAVEYCTGPSLVIAGAGSGKTRVLTYKIAYLLNKGLAPWNILALTFTNKAAREMKERIAQITTAKDAQHLYMGTFHSIFARILRREGEAIGFGSNFTIYDENDSRSLIKSIVKALDLDEKTYKPASVHNFISMAKNHLITASEYAEDRAAIERDRSARMPAIHMIYKAYEARCRQANAMDFDDILLYTFLLFRDNKEIREKYGQQFEYILVDEYQDTNYAQVSIISQLAETHRRICVVGDDYQSIYSFRGANIDNILDFKNKFDDAKLFKLERNYRSTQLIVQAANSLMKHNERQIPKDVFSKEAEGDKILYKPCYSDREEAMVVANELKRIKRNDDCDYGNFAILYRTNAQSRSFEDEFRKQGIPYKIIGGLSFYQRKEIKDIIAYFRLVSNPDDEEAFRRIINYPTRGIGNTTIQKIIDCAQRNSISLWETILNPIQYGLDVNKGTMTKLFAFRTLISGFIKNVALKDAYELGKEIIEESGVSADIWSGSEPEDLARRENLEEFMSAMQGFVDSGREEGREENVYLTDYLQEVALYTDADKEDDDTPKVTLMTIHAAKGLEFPTVFVVGLEENIFPSPMSASSKREIEEERRLLYVAITRAERHCILTNAKNRFRYGTMQIDNPSRFLNDFDPALIHVEDEANSAFGSERHKMPWDEDNSTRSPWGHNGSEDNFREYEPNKAYTGSRPWGQEYRQMGSRWQNSNPVASQFRADPKPKITERKRPEAAVDPLSERTKLRLIAGGGNFKRLSSAMTNGGRTLSTDSSSISSVSSTTSIAGLSIGVTIEHQRFGIGKVLNLEGSGENAKATVEFRNAGTKQLLLKFAKFKVIG; encoded by the coding sequence ATGATAAATCAAGATAAGGAAGAGGCTATCCTCTCCGCACTGAACGAAAGCCAGCGTGAGGCAGTTGAGTATTGTACAGGACCATCACTGGTGATTGCTGGTGCAGGTTCTGGTAAGACACGTGTGCTTACCTATAAGATTGCCTACCTACTTAATAAAGGCTTAGCCCCATGGAACATCCTTGCGCTTACGTTTACAAACAAAGCTGCAAGAGAGATGAAGGAACGTATCGCACAGATAACAACTGCTAAAGATGCACAACATCTTTATATGGGAACGTTCCATTCCATCTTTGCACGTATCCTACGTCGTGAAGGAGAGGCTATCGGCTTTGGAAGTAATTTCACTATTTATGATGAAAACGACTCTCGTTCACTGATTAAGAGTATTGTAAAAGCCTTAGACCTTGACGAGAAAACGTATAAGCCTGCCTCGGTGCATAACTTTATTTCAATGGCAAAGAACCATCTTATCACAGCTTCAGAATATGCAGAAGACCGTGCTGCCATTGAGCGTGACCGAAGTGCACGTATGCCTGCAATCCACATGATTTACAAAGCATACGAAGCAAGATGTCGCCAGGCAAATGCTATGGATTTTGACGATATTCTGCTTTATACCTTCTTGCTCTTTCGTGATAACAAAGAGATTAGAGAGAAGTATGGACAGCAGTTTGAATATATCTTGGTAGACGAGTATCAAGACACAAACTATGCGCAGGTTAGTATCATCAGCCAGTTGGCAGAGACACATCGTCGTATCTGTGTTGTGGGTGATGACTATCAGAGTATCTATTCTTTCCGTGGTGCAAATATCGACAATATCCTTGACTTCAAGAATAAGTTTGATGATGCAAAACTGTTTAAGTTAGAGCGCAATTACCGTTCAACACAGCTCATCGTACAGGCAGCTAATTCGTTGATGAAACACAACGAACGACAGATTCCTAAGGATGTATTTTCTAAAGAAGCGGAAGGAGACAAGATTCTCTATAAACCTTGCTATAGTGATAGGGAAGAGGCTATGGTTGTTGCGAATGAACTGAAGCGTATCAAACGCAATGACGATTGTGACTATGGCAACTTTGCCATTCTCTACCGCACGAATGCACAGAGTCGTTCTTTCGAGGATGAATTCCGTAAACAGGGTATTCCTTACAAGATTATCGGTGGACTTTCTTTCTATCAACGTAAGGAAATCAAAGATATCATCGCATATTTCCGCTTGGTTTCTAACCCTGATGACGAAGAGGCCTTCCGACGTATCATCAATTACCCAACACGTGGAATTGGTAATACGACCATTCAAAAGATTATTGATTGTGCCCAGCGAAATTCTATATCGCTATGGGAAACTATCCTCAATCCTATTCAATATGGATTAGATGTCAATAAGGGCACAATGACAAAGCTTTTTGCTTTCAGAACGCTTATCAGTGGATTTATTAAGAATGTTGCACTGAAGGATGCATATGAGCTGGGAAAGGAGATTATTGAAGAGAGTGGGGTGAGTGCTGATATCTGGTCGGGAAGTGAGCCAGAGGACTTGGCTCGTCGAGAGAACTTGGAAGAGTTTATGTCGGCTATGCAGGGTTTTGTGGACTCTGGACGGGAAGAAGGAAGAGAAGAGAATGTCTACCTTACTGACTACCTTCAGGAAGTAGCATTATACACAGATGCTGACAAGGAAGACGATGACACCCCGAAAGTTACATTGATGACAATTCACGCAGCAAAGGGATTGGAATTCCCTACTGTGTTTGTCGTTGGATTGGAGGAAAATATATTCCCAAGTCCTATGTCAGCAAGTTCAAAACGTGAGATAGAAGAAGAGAGAAGATTACTCTATGTGGCTATAACACGTGCCGAACGACATTGTATATTGACGAATGCAAAGAACCGTTTTCGTTATGGAACAATGCAAATTGATAATCCAAGTCGATTCTTAAATGATTTTGACCCAGCACTAATTCATGTAGAAGACGAAGCAAACAGTGCTTTTGGAAGTGAACGACATAAGATGCCTTGGGATGAGGATAATAGCACAAGAAGTCCTTGGGGACATAATGGTTCAGAAGATAACTTCCGTGAATACGAACCAAACAAGGCATATACTGGTAGTAGGCCTTGGGGACAAGAATATCGTCAAATGGGTTCAAGATGGCAGAATTCAAATCCTGTTGCAAGCCAATTTCGTGCTGACCCGAAGCCTAAGATAACTGAACGTAAACGTCCTGAAGCAGCTGTTGACCCACTATCAGAACGTACAAAACTTAGATTAATAGCAGGAGGGGGTAACTTCAAACGCTTGTCGTCTGCAATGACAAATGGCGGTAGAACATTATCAACGGATAGTTCTTCAATATCCTCGGTTTCATCGACAACCTCAATAGCTGGACTCAGTATTGGTGTAACTATTGAACATCAACGTTTTGGTATAGGAAAAGTATTAAACCTTGAAGGTTCTGGAGAAAATGCTAAGGCAACTGTTGAGTTCCGTAATGCAGGAACCAAACAACTACTGCTGAAGTTTGCCAAGTTTAAGGTTATTGGTTAA
- the mtgA gene encoding monofunctional biosynthetic peptidoglycan transglycosylase translates to MFKKIFKVIRWVLSLTFISTILAVVVYRFIPVYFTPLMISRCFEQIGKGESVKLYHEWVPLEKMSKSMPVAVMASEDQRFLTHHGFDYQAIEKAAEDHLKKGKKLRGGSTISQQTAKNVFLWQGRSWVRKGLEVYFTFLIETLWSKQRIMEVYLNSIEMGDGIYGVEACAEQNFGMEASQLSRRDCALIAATLPNPRRFSSKNPGPYMRKRIGQIEHQMTFIPAFPEEH, encoded by the coding sequence ATGTTCAAGAAGATTTTTAAAGTGATAAGATGGGTATTATCCCTAACCTTTATCTCCACAATATTGGCGGTAGTTGTCTATCGCTTTATCCCTGTATACTTTACCCCTCTGATGATTAGTCGTTGTTTTGAACAGATTGGTAAAGGAGAGTCTGTGAAGCTTTATCATGAATGGGTTCCGTTAGAAAAGATGTCAAAATCAATGCCTGTAGCAGTGATGGCAAGTGAGGACCAACGCTTCCTTACGCATCATGGTTTCGACTATCAAGCTATCGAGAAAGCTGCAGAAGACCACCTAAAGAAAGGAAAGAAACTACGTGGTGGCTCTACCATCTCTCAGCAAACCGCAAAGAATGTCTTTCTGTGGCAGGGACGCTCATGGGTAAGAAAAGGATTGGAGGTTTATTTCACTTTCCTCATAGAGACACTATGGAGCAAACAACGTATCATGGAGGTTTATCTTAATTCAATTGAGATGGGCGATGGAATCTATGGTGTTGAAGCTTGTGCTGAACAGAATTTCGGTATGGAGGCCAGCCAACTTAGTCGAAGAGATTGTGCACTCATAGCAGCGACATTACCTAATCCACGTCGCTTCTCCTCAAAGAATCCTGGACCTTATATGCGCAAGAGAATCGGACAGATTGAACACCAAATGACTTTTATACCAGCTTTCCCTGAAGAACATTAA
- the htpG gene encoding molecular chaperone HtpG — protein sequence MQKGNIGVTTENIFPVIKKFLYSDHDIFLREMVSNAVDATQKLKTLSATGDFKGELGDLSVRVSLDEKAGTLTISDRGIGMTAEEIEKYINQIAFSGVNDFLEKYQDKAEAIIGHFGLGFYSSFMVSKKVEIITKSYKEGSKAVKWSCDGSPEYTLEDAEKEDRGSDIVLYIDDDCKEFLQKSKIEELLNKYCKFMAVPVVFGKKTEWKDGKMVDTEEDNIINSVEPLWVKAPSGLKDEDYKSFYRTLFPMNDEPLFWIHLNVDYPFNLTGILYFPHVKNNIELQRNKIQLYCNQVFVTDQVEGIVPEFLTLLHGVIDSPDIPLNVSRSYLQSDANVKKIATYITKKVADRLQSIFKESRKEFEEKWDDLKLFINYGMLSESDFYERAKDFSLIKDTEGKYFTFEEYNTLIKDNQTDKEGYLVNLYTNNKEEQYSYIEAAKQKGYSVIDASGQLDVPLLSMLEQKQEKTRYVRVDSDIVDRIIQKEDTPKNNLSVEETDNLSETFRSQIPTIEKADFTVDVQSLGESFQPVLVTQNEYMRRMKEMSQFQQGMGFYAQLPDSYNLVLNADHPLVKKVLNDITANTAEELKPVASELKGQEARLAALHQSQDSKKAEELTQEEKDDMQNTQKTVSELQDKKKAIVAAYAKGNDIVHQLIDLALLQNGMLQGAALDKFLKRSISLIK from the coding sequence ATGCAAAAAGGAAATATCGGGGTTACAACTGAGAACATCTTCCCCGTTATCAAAAAGTTCTTATATTCAGATCATGACATTTTCTTGCGTGAGATGGTGTCAAATGCTGTTGATGCTACTCAGAAACTGAAGACTCTTTCTGCAACAGGTGACTTCAAAGGCGAGTTGGGTGATTTGAGTGTTCGTGTCAGTTTAGATGAGAAGGCAGGAACATTGACTATCAGCGACCGCGGTATCGGTATGACCGCTGAGGAGATTGAGAAGTATATCAATCAGATTGCTTTCTCTGGTGTCAATGACTTCCTTGAGAAATATCAGGACAAGGCAGAGGCAATCATCGGTCATTTCGGTCTTGGTTTCTATTCTTCTTTCATGGTTTCAAAGAAGGTAGAGATTATCACTAAGAGCTATAAAGAAGGTAGCAAGGCTGTGAAATGGAGCTGTGATGGTAGCCCAGAATACACACTTGAAGACGCAGAGAAGGAGGATCGTGGTAGCGATATAGTCCTTTATATCGATGATGATTGCAAGGAATTCCTGCAGAAATCAAAGATTGAAGAACTGCTAAACAAGTACTGTAAGTTTATGGCTGTTCCTGTTGTCTTTGGTAAGAAGACTGAATGGAAAGACGGCAAGATGGTTGATACTGAAGAAGATAATATCATCAACAGCGTTGAACCTTTGTGGGTAAAGGCGCCATCAGGTCTGAAGGATGAAGACTACAAGAGCTTCTATCGTACGCTCTTCCCCATGAATGACGAGCCATTGTTCTGGATTCACTTGAACGTTGACTACCCATTCAACCTTACGGGTATTCTTTATTTCCCACATGTAAAGAACAATATCGAACTGCAACGTAATAAGATTCAGCTCTATTGCAACCAAGTATTCGTAACCGATCAGGTCGAGGGAATTGTACCAGAGTTCCTTACATTGCTCCATGGTGTTATCGACTCTCCAGATATTCCTCTGAATGTGAGCCGTAGCTACCTGCAAAGTGATGCGAATGTAAAGAAGATTGCAACTTATATCACTAAGAAGGTTGCTGACAGACTGCAGAGTATTTTCAAGGAGAGTCGTAAGGAATTTGAGGAGAAATGGGATGACCTAAAGCTCTTCATCAACTACGGAATGCTTTCAGAATCTGATTTCTACGAGCGTGCAAAGGACTTCTCTCTTATCAAGGATACCGAAGGCAAGTACTTCACCTTTGAAGAGTATAACACACTCATTAAGGATAATCAGACCGACAAAGAGGGTTACCTTGTAAACCTTTATACAAATAACAAGGAGGAACAGTACAGCTATATTGAAGCTGCAAAGCAGAAGGGATATAGCGTTATTGATGCAAGCGGACAGTTGGATGTACCATTGCTTTCAATGCTTGAGCAGAAACAGGAGAAGACACGCTACGTACGTGTTGACTCTGACATCGTTGATCGCATTATTCAGAAGGAAGATACACCAAAGAATAATCTGTCAGTAGAGGAGACTGACAATTTGTCAGAGACTTTCCGTTCACAGATTCCTACAATCGAGAAAGCAGACTTCACTGTAGACGTACAGTCTCTCGGAGAGTCATTCCAGCCAGTTCTCGTAACACAGAACGAGTACATGCGCCGTATGAAGGAGATGAGTCAGTTCCAGCAGGGAATGGGTTTCTATGCTCAGTTGCCTGATTCTTATAATCTCGTTCTTAATGCCGACCACCCATTAGTGAAGAAGGTTCTTAATGACATCACTGCTAACACAGCAGAGGAATTAAAGCCTGTAGCCAGCGAACTGAAGGGACAAGAGGCACGTTTGGCAGCCTTGCATCAGTCACAAGACAGCAAGAAGGCTGAGGAACTGACACAGGAGGAGAAGGACGATATGCAGAACACTCAGAAGACTGTTTCTGAACTTCAGGACAAGAAGAAAGCTATTGTCGCTGCATATGCTAAGGGTAATGATATTGTTCATCAACTCATCGACTTGGCATTGCTACAAAATGGTATGCTTCAGGGTGCTGCACTCGATAAGTTCCTCAAGCGTTCTATCAGTTTGATTAAGTAA
- a CDS encoding PD-(D/E)XK nuclease family protein, which yields MNTFLEHVAADLLKKYGNDMAHIAVVFPNKRAALFLNQALARLADGPVWSPAYITISDFFRQHSELTIADPIKSICDLYKSYVEVTGNTNETLDHFYGWGQLLLADFDDIDKNMANAEMVFSNISNLKELDDISYLTDEQKVELRRFFANFDDNPEGIRERFITLWNKLNDIYNDFKQRLRCQKLAYEGMLYRDVVENAKIEAQYEHYVFVGFNVLQKVEQLLFKRFLKEEKASFYWDYDRYYMKPTNEAGNYIRRWLDKFPNALPNDNDELYDNLGKEKDINIISAPTENLQARYITEWLRENERYKDGKRTAIVLCDEHLLQTVIHCIPDEVDTLNVTTGYPLQQTPIASMVTQLWALQTEGYSVQEQSYRLHYVNRVLRHPYGKYLTPKVAEIIERLNSERQFYVKPKEGSIFEYHPSDKQNLQVLVNWLAETIRFIGVNGAADKDPLFEESVFRMYTLLTRLSDMMTNGDLDADKIIFRRLLTQLIAATSIPFHGEPARGVQVMGVLETRNLDFDHVLVLSCNEGNMPKGIDDASFIPHLIRKAYELTTIDNKVSIYSYYFHSMIQRAKDVTFLYNNSTQGSHTGEMSRFILQLMVEWNHPIHRLTLQAGQEPMHCEAEVVEKNEAVLKRLDEISYFSPTAINTYITCPLKYYFKYIAGINELDEIDVDDVDNRMFGNIFHTAAQLMYEKLLPREVITAKNIDYLLKTGKSTQSLTSGNAELTLDDIVDEAFATELFHQQRGVRKHPKLNGLQLINREVIIKYLHQLLRIDRRSAPLRVIGHEFPVKRSLTINVNGLEKQIETGGRIDRLDEILVDSDSARLRVVDYKTGGKAAESLKSVDEMFDSKNLSKKSDYTMQAMLYSLIEAKNDSEHNPNHRAVSPALLFIQHAGSEDYTPVLSIDKEEVTDVTVYEEDFLRNLTEKLEEIHNPNIAFAPTDNTDSCQYCPYKQMCGR from the coding sequence ATGAATACATTTCTCGAACACGTTGCAGCTGATTTACTGAAGAAGTATGGTAATGACATGGCACATATAGCTGTTGTCTTTCCTAATAAGCGTGCTGCACTCTTTTTGAATCAAGCATTAGCTCGATTGGCTGATGGTCCTGTATGGAGTCCTGCATATATTACCATCTCTGACTTCTTTCGTCAACATTCAGAGCTAACAATAGCTGATCCTATTAAAAGTATTTGCGATCTCTATAAGAGTTACGTTGAGGTAACAGGCAATACAAATGAAACCTTAGACCATTTCTATGGTTGGGGGCAACTGCTCTTAGCCGATTTCGATGACATCGATAAGAATATGGCGAACGCTGAGATGGTATTCTCTAATATTAGTAACCTTAAAGAGTTAGATGATATTAGTTATCTTACCGATGAACAGAAAGTAGAATTACGCCGTTTCTTCGCTAATTTCGATGATAATCCAGAGGGTATTAGAGAGCGTTTTATAACTCTTTGGAATAAGTTGAATGATATATATAATGATTTTAAGCAAAGGCTTAGATGTCAAAAACTTGCATACGAGGGTATGCTTTATCGTGATGTGGTAGAGAATGCGAAGATAGAAGCACAATATGAACACTATGTTTTTGTCGGATTTAACGTACTTCAGAAGGTAGAACAGCTTCTCTTTAAACGCTTTTTAAAGGAAGAAAAGGCAAGTTTCTATTGGGATTATGACCGATATTATATGAAGCCAACAAATGAAGCAGGTAACTATATTCGTCGTTGGCTTGATAAATTCCCCAATGCTTTACCAAACGATAACGATGAATTGTACGATAATTTAGGTAAAGAGAAGGACATAAACATTATCTCTGCTCCTACAGAGAACTTACAAGCACGTTATATCACCGAGTGGTTGCGTGAGAATGAAAGGTATAAAGATGGTAAACGAACAGCAATTGTTCTTTGTGATGAACATTTGTTGCAGACCGTTATCCATTGTATACCTGATGAAGTCGATACTCTGAATGTCACAACGGGTTATCCGTTACAACAAACCCCGATTGCATCGATGGTAACGCAGCTTTGGGCGTTACAGACAGAAGGTTATTCTGTACAAGAACAGAGTTATAGACTTCACTATGTAAACAGAGTGTTACGACATCCATATGGGAAGTATCTCACACCAAAAGTTGCCGAAATCATCGAACGATTGAATAGTGAACGACAGTTTTATGTAAAGCCAAAAGAAGGCTCAATCTTTGAATACCATCCAAGTGATAAGCAGAACCTACAAGTATTAGTTAATTGGTTGGCAGAAACTATCCGTTTCATCGGTGTAAATGGTGCAGCTGACAAAGACCCGCTCTTTGAAGAGTCTGTTTTTCGTATGTACACCTTACTCACACGTTTGTCTGATATGATGACAAATGGTGATTTAGATGCAGATAAGATTATCTTCCGTCGTTTATTAACACAACTTATTGCTGCTACAAGCATTCCTTTCCATGGTGAACCAGCACGTGGCGTTCAAGTGATGGGCGTTCTTGAAACGCGTAATCTGGATTTCGACCATGTACTTGTACTCTCTTGTAATGAAGGTAATATGCCAAAGGGAATAGACGATGCATCATTCATACCTCATCTTATTCGTAAGGCATATGAGTTAACAACAATTGATAATAAGGTATCTATCTACAGCTACTATTTCCATAGTATGATTCAGCGGGCAAAGGATGTTACTTTCCTTTATAATAACTCTACGCAAGGTAGCCATACAGGAGAGATGAGTCGTTTCATTTTACAGTTGATGGTAGAGTGGAATCACCCAATTCATCGATTAACTTTGCAAGCAGGGCAAGAGCCTATGCACTGTGAAGCAGAAGTGGTTGAAAAGAATGAAGCCGTACTGAAAAGACTCGATGAAATCAGTTATTTCTCCCCAACTGCTATTAATACATATATAACTTGTCCACTAAAGTATTACTTTAAGTATATTGCAGGTATCAATGAACTTGATGAAATTGATGTTGACGATGTTGATAATCGAATGTTTGGTAATATCTTTCATACTGCAGCACAGCTTATGTATGAAAAGTTATTGCCAAGAGAGGTCATCACAGCTAAGAACATAGATTATTTGTTGAAGACAGGTAAGAGCACACAGTCACTTACATCAGGCAATGCAGAACTTACATTGGATGATATTGTCGACGAGGCATTTGCTACTGAACTATTTCATCAACAACGAGGAGTAAGGAAACATCCAAAGCTTAATGGACTGCAACTCATTAATCGTGAAGTAATCATAAAGTATCTTCATCAATTATTGCGAATTGATCGACGTTCTGCCCCATTGCGTGTGATTGGGCATGAGTTTCCTGTTAAACGCTCATTGACAATTAATGTGAATGGATTGGAGAAGCAAATAGAAACAGGTGGACGTATTGATCGTTTAGACGAGATTCTCGTTGATAGTGATAGCGCACGCTTGCGAGTTGTAGACTATAAGACTGGTGGAAAAGCTGCGGAGTCACTGAAAAGTGTTGATGAAATGTTCGATTCAAAGAATTTAAGTAAGAAGAGTGATTACACAATGCAGGCGATGCTTTACAGTCTTATTGAAGCAAAGAACGATTCTGAACATAATCCAAATCATCGTGCTGTTAGTCCTGCTTTGCTCTTTATCCAACATGCAGGTAGTGAAGATTATACTCCTGTACTATCAATAGATAAGGAGGAGGTTACTGATGTCACCGTATATGAAGAGGATTTTCTTAGAAATCTCACGGAGAAACTCGAAGAAATACATAATCCCAATATAGCTTTTGCCCCAACAGACAATACTGATAGTTGTCAATATTGTCCTTATAAACAGATGTGTGGACGATAA